One Gloeobacter morelensis MG652769 DNA window includes the following coding sequences:
- a CDS encoding type I polyketide synthase, producing the protein MYETDPIAAGPVPSAPESTKCESASLEPIAIIGIGCRFPGADGPAAFWQLMRDGVDAITEVPPERWDVGTLYDPDRFKPGKLNTRWGGFLKNIDGLDVNFFGISNREAIRLDPQHRLLMESTWEALEDAGQVPAQLDGSATGVFIGISGSDYGMNQFSSMELTDAYSGVGTALNMVLKRISYFYNFRGPGLAVDTACSSALTAVHLACRSIWDGQATLALAGGVNLQLSPSITLTLSKAGMMSPDGRCRSFDAGANGYVRADGAGVVVLKPLAQALADGDSVYAVIRGSAINQDGRSNGLTAPNGEAQKAVILDACRLAGVSPGQIDFVEAHGTGTPVGDPIEVNALGAVLAIDRPPGSYCALASVKTNIGHSESAAGVASLIKAALVLKHRQIPASLHFNEPNPAIPFDRLPLRVQTALGPLPKKEQANLVGVNGFGVGGTNIHIVLQEAPPQLPKPRPHASVRPLVLPLSARSPAALSSLAGRYCDFLASQTEDSLVDICYTASRRRGHLDHRLAVVGTGAAELVGALSQFIDQASGGTAPGRGAAGRRRLVFVLPGQGPQWWAMGRELLEREPVFCREIERCDALLTPHTGWSLKTELTLPQSDSRLDETAVAQPALFALQVALAALWRSWGVVPDAVVGHSVGEVAAAYIAGALDLEAAVSVVFHRSRLMQQATGHGKMVVTELSEPAAKQLLADTEGLSIAAVNSPTSVVISGEPEAIDRLVATLAETEIYHRLMPVNYAFHSSQMEPFKIALIEALAGLQPRAASIAIFSTVSGDAARGEDFGAAYWGANIRQAVRFADALAALAAEDYNLFVELGPHPVLSGVITQTLQSLEMQATVLPSLRRNEPEQSLMLQSLGALYTQGYEVDWQQFYPFEGVCVRLPSYPWQRERLWLDMLPAHGQAGVAMQATADNHPLLSQRLPLAQPTWQVPLDSSSPLIGACRVDGQILLSAATFVELALAAAERGLGAGSWQLTNLEIPESLHFAPEASPLLQVVLSAAGDSGAIVHFYTQIAGDPAWTSQATGTLERADSGTASPTSLAQLQAACNQELVATEFYNRLSGGGLDYGAPLRSLDQLWRGDGAALGRVQLSPGGISPALFEAGQQLLIAAQGEKAVPLVADQIERARLFAPPGETVWVYARLRTWAEPGEASPRGDVHCFDEDGTPIAQIEGVRLQPARSGASGIPTHWEDWLYRSEWQPRERPAERPNERKSGSWLIFSDTGGTGETLAACLRSRGERCVLVVHGREYVQLSESYFCIDPARGEDMRRLLAAALDKAKPACRGIIHLWSLDASPGETTTMQSIEAAQTLGCISILHLVQALAAAGLEQMPRLRAVMRGVQRVEGDTGAVSIAQSPLWGLGKVMPFEHPELGFTAIDLSPQCTPAEIESLFEECWSDERDDQVALRGQRRYVARLVRHAPPETAPAPVAVASLIGKSAARQAPGPGQIELQVCAVSLKRGPDGSTLELAQGWAGYIAAVGEGVSGFAPGDAVLAVAPGPVIPFLIVPAVLAAPKPIHWSFEQAATAPVAYLIAHHALDGLARIEAGERLLVDGTDTPVGLAAVQVAQRRGAVVFATAAAPLSILGPERVIDPQSLAFASELRSAAGGAAMDVVLSCRVGTSERRSVRTLGACGRFVQLGGAPVVAPQKNLACFAVELENLIRERPAAVGTLLTEVLSCFEAGIYAPLPVVAVTFQEADRLSEPEAAGTCLALVLSEPAAAGAVSLRPDGTYLITGGLGGLGLRLAERLVKRGARHLALVGRRGPNPAAQQAIARMTAAGAQVRVVQADVAREQEIVDALNHLGASMPPLRGIVHAAGVLANGFLLQMDEERFRSVMHSKVHGAWNLHVHTASTPLDFFVVYSSLASLLGSPGQGNYSAANAFLDALAHHRKAQDQQALSVCWGPWYEVGMAVDEDLQERLQEWGLGGVPPEQGLDALEALLGQEAAQVGVIALDWRMWYRSHPVVCDSPYFSCLVEGQNDPPAPANGPLTAEALAALPPDERCAVLESRLTRAIAQVLQLDPERVDHHQSLSAMGLDSLVALEVKNRIESAMSTLVSVTSLLRGPTIAQLAEQVLSKLVAPPTAPALPVPVEVLDSDQAEVLLGELEQLSDEQVHRLLNSILAEE; encoded by the coding sequence CGGTCAGGTGCCGGCCCAACTGGACGGGTCGGCCACCGGCGTCTTCATCGGCATCTCGGGTAGCGACTACGGGATGAACCAGTTCTCCTCGATGGAGCTGACAGACGCCTACTCCGGGGTCGGCACCGCCCTGAACATGGTGCTCAAACGGATTTCGTACTTCTATAACTTCCGCGGGCCGGGGCTCGCCGTCGATACGGCCTGCTCCTCGGCACTCACTGCCGTCCACCTGGCCTGCCGCAGCATCTGGGACGGTCAGGCCACCCTGGCCCTGGCGGGCGGCGTCAATTTGCAACTGTCGCCATCGATTACCCTGACGCTCAGCAAAGCGGGAATGATGTCGCCGGATGGACGCTGCCGGTCCTTCGATGCCGGGGCCAATGGCTACGTCCGCGCCGACGGTGCCGGCGTCGTCGTACTGAAGCCCCTGGCGCAGGCCCTGGCGGACGGCGACTCGGTTTACGCCGTGATTCGCGGCAGTGCGATTAACCAGGACGGACGCAGCAACGGTCTCACGGCACCCAACGGCGAAGCGCAAAAGGCGGTCATCCTCGATGCCTGCCGCCTGGCCGGCGTGTCGCCGGGGCAGATCGACTTTGTCGAAGCCCACGGCACCGGCACGCCCGTGGGCGACCCGATCGAGGTCAATGCCCTGGGAGCGGTGCTCGCCATCGACCGGCCGCCGGGCAGCTACTGTGCCCTGGCCTCGGTGAAGACCAACATCGGACACTCGGAATCCGCCGCAGGCGTCGCCAGCTTGATCAAAGCGGCCCTGGTCCTCAAGCACCGGCAGATCCCGGCCAGTTTGCACTTCAACGAACCCAATCCGGCCATTCCCTTCGATAGACTCCCCCTGCGGGTCCAGACGGCCCTCGGGCCGCTACCGAAAAAAGAACAGGCCAACCTCGTCGGCGTCAACGGCTTTGGCGTCGGGGGCACCAATATTCATATCGTGCTCCAAGAAGCGCCGCCCCAGCTGCCAAAGCCGCGACCGCATGCGAGCGTCCGACCTTTGGTGCTGCCACTCTCCGCCCGTAGCCCGGCGGCTCTGAGCAGTCTGGCGGGGCGCTACTGCGACTTTCTTGCCAGTCAAACCGAAGATTCGCTGGTGGATATCTGCTACACAGCCAGTCGGCGCCGGGGACACCTTGACCATCGCCTCGCCGTGGTCGGGACGGGTGCAGCCGAACTGGTGGGCGCACTTTCGCAATTTATCGACCAGGCAAGCGGCGGCACCGCTCCCGGCCGGGGGGCCGCCGGTCGGCGGCGGCTGGTGTTCGTCCTTCCCGGCCAGGGTCCGCAGTGGTGGGCGATGGGGCGCGAGCTACTGGAGCGCGAACCGGTGTTTTGCCGGGAAATCGAGCGCTGTGACGCTCTGCTTACCCCGCACACCGGCTGGTCCCTGAAGACCGAGCTGACGCTACCCCAGTCGGACTCGCGGCTCGACGAGACGGCGGTGGCCCAACCGGCGCTCTTTGCTCTCCAGGTAGCCCTCGCCGCTCTCTGGCGCTCCTGGGGTGTCGTCCCCGATGCGGTGGTCGGCCACAGCGTCGGAGAAGTGGCAGCCGCCTACATTGCCGGGGCGCTCGACCTCGAAGCCGCCGTGTCGGTCGTCTTCCACCGCAGCCGTCTGATGCAGCAAGCGACCGGGCACGGCAAGATGGTCGTCACTGAATTGAGCGAACCCGCAGCGAAGCAGCTGCTGGCCGACACCGAGGGGTTGTCGATTGCCGCCGTCAACAGTCCGACCTCGGTTGTGATCTCGGGCGAACCTGAGGCAATTGACCGCCTGGTGGCGACCCTGGCCGAAACAGAGATTTACCACCGTTTGATGCCTGTGAATTACGCCTTTCACAGCAGCCAGATGGAGCCTTTTAAAATTGCCCTGATCGAAGCTCTGGCAGGTTTGCAGCCACGGGCCGCCTCGATTGCCATTTTCTCGACGGTGAGCGGTGATGCCGCCCGAGGCGAGGACTTTGGAGCGGCCTACTGGGGTGCCAACATCCGCCAGGCGGTCCGCTTCGCCGACGCCCTGGCTGCCCTGGCTGCCGAGGACTACAACTTGTTTGTCGAACTGGGTCCGCACCCGGTGCTTTCCGGAGTGATTACCCAGACGTTGCAGTCGCTGGAAATGCAGGCGACGGTGCTGCCTTCTTTACGCCGCAACGAACCTGAGCAGTCGCTGATGCTGCAGTCGTTGGGCGCGCTCTACACCCAGGGCTACGAGGTGGACTGGCAGCAGTTCTATCCATTTGAGGGCGTGTGCGTGCGGTTACCCTCCTACCCCTGGCAGCGCGAACGCCTCTGGCTGGACATGCTCCCAGCTCATGGCCAGGCGGGTGTGGCAATGCAGGCGACGGCCGACAACCACCCGCTGCTGAGTCAGCGGTTGCCCCTCGCCCAACCGACCTGGCAGGTACCCCTCGACAGCTCTTCACCCCTGATCGGCGCCTGTCGCGTAGATGGCCAGATCTTGCTGAGCGCCGCCACTTTCGTCGAACTCGCCCTGGCCGCCGCCGAGCGCGGCCTCGGGGCGGGCAGCTGGCAACTGACAAATCTGGAGATTCCTGAATCGCTGCACTTTGCGCCGGAAGCTTCGCCGCTGCTGCAGGTAGTCCTGTCGGCGGCCGGGGACAGCGGGGCAATCGTGCACTTCTACACCCAGATCGCGGGCGACCCGGCCTGGACGTCGCAAGCAACCGGCACGCTCGAACGCGCCGACTCGGGCACAGCATCGCCTACATCGCTCGCCCAACTGCAGGCCGCCTGCAATCAGGAACTAGTCGCCACTGAATTTTATAACCGGCTGAGTGGCGGTGGGCTCGACTACGGCGCACCCCTGCGAAGCCTCGATCAGTTGTGGCGGGGAGACGGTGCTGCCCTCGGTCGGGTGCAATTGTCGCCAGGCGGTATAAGCCCGGCGCTATTCGAAGCCGGTCAGCAGCTGCTGATCGCGGCGCAGGGCGAAAAAGCGGTGCCCCTGGTTGCCGACCAGATCGAGCGGGCTCGCCTCTTTGCTCCACCCGGCGAGACTGTCTGGGTCTACGCCCGCCTGCGCACCTGGGCTGAGCCGGGCGAGGCGTCGCCGCGCGGCGATGTGCACTGCTTTGACGAGGACGGCACGCCCATTGCCCAGATCGAGGGCGTGCGCCTCCAGCCCGCCCGCTCCGGAGCCTCGGGCATTCCCACCCACTGGGAGGACTGGCTTTACCGGAGTGAATGGCAGCCCAGGGAGCGCCCAGCTGAGCGGCCGAACGAGCGCAAAAGCGGAAGCTGGCTCATCTTCAGCGACACCGGCGGCACCGGAGAAACCCTGGCCGCCTGCCTGCGTTCTCGGGGAGAGCGCTGCGTGCTGGTCGTCCACGGACGGGAGTACGTGCAGTTGAGCGAATCCTATTTCTGTATCGACCCCGCGCGCGGTGAGGACATGCGCCGCCTGCTGGCAGCGGCCCTCGACAAAGCTAAACCTGCCTGCCGGGGCATCATCCACCTCTGGAGTCTCGACGCATCGCCGGGTGAAACGACCACGATGCAGTCAATCGAAGCGGCCCAGACCCTGGGCTGCATCAGCATCCTGCATTTGGTCCAGGCCCTGGCTGCGGCCGGGTTGGAGCAGATGCCCCGGCTGCGGGCGGTGATGCGGGGGGTCCAGCGGGTGGAGGGAGACACCGGAGCTGTGTCGATTGCCCAATCGCCCCTCTGGGGCCTGGGCAAAGTGATGCCCTTCGAACACCCCGAACTCGGTTTCACCGCGATCGATTTGAGCCCGCAGTGCACGCCCGCGGAGATCGAGTCGCTCTTTGAAGAGTGCTGGTCGGACGAGCGCGACGATCAAGTTGCCCTGCGCGGTCAGCGGCGCTACGTGGCCCGGCTCGTGCGCCACGCACCACCCGAGACGGCACCGGCACCGGTGGCCGTGGCCAGTTTGATCGGCAAGTCGGCAGCCCGACAGGCTCCAGGCCCCGGACAAATCGAGTTGCAGGTGTGCGCGGTCAGCCTGAAGCGCGGACCGGACGGCAGCACTCTAGAACTGGCCCAGGGCTGGGCAGGTTACATCGCGGCGGTCGGCGAGGGGGTGAGTGGCTTTGCACCGGGAGATGCCGTACTGGCAGTCGCTCCCGGTCCGGTCATTCCCTTTTTGATCGTACCGGCCGTGCTGGCCGCTCCCAAGCCGATTCACTGGAGTTTCGAGCAGGCAGCGACAGCGCCCGTGGCTTACTTGATCGCCCACCACGCCTTAGACGGGTTGGCGCGGATCGAGGCTGGCGAGCGCCTGCTCGTCGATGGGACCGACACCCCCGTGGGCCTGGCCGCTGTGCAGGTGGCCCAGCGGCGCGGGGCGGTGGTCTTTGCCACGGCGGCAGCCCCGCTGTCCATACTCGGCCCCGAACGCGTGATCGATCCGCAGTCGCTGGCCTTTGCGAGCGAACTGCGTTCAGCTGCCGGGGGTGCGGCGATGGATGTCGTCTTGAGCTGCCGAGTGGGGACGAGCGAGCGCCGAAGCGTACGCACCCTCGGCGCCTGCGGGCGCTTCGTCCAGCTTGGCGGCGCGCCCGTAGTCGCCCCCCAGAAGAATCTGGCGTGTTTTGCAGTCGAGTTGGAGAATTTGATCCGCGAACGCCCGGCGGCGGTCGGGACGCTCTTGACCGAAGTGCTGAGCTGTTTCGAGGCCGGGATCTACGCGCCTTTACCTGTGGTGGCGGTCACCTTCCAGGAAGCCGATCGCCTGAGCGAACCTGAAGCTGCGGGCACCTGCCTGGCGCTGGTGCTGAGCGAACCGGCCGCAGCCGGAGCAGTAAGCCTGCGGCCTGACGGCACCTACTTGATTACAGGCGGCCTGGGTGGCCTCGGCTTGCGCCTGGCCGAGCGCCTCGTCAAGCGCGGCGCCCGCCACCTGGCCCTGGTCGGCCGACGCGGTCCCAACCCGGCGGCCCAGCAGGCAATCGCCCGCATGACGGCCGCCGGCGCTCAGGTCCGGGTCGTCCAGGCGGATGTTGCCAGGGAGCAGGAGATCGTCGATGCACTCAACCATCTGGGTGCTTCGATGCCGCCCTTGCGAGGCATCGTGCACGCAGCCGGCGTCCTGGCCAACGGCTTCCTGTTGCAAATGGATGAGGAGCGCTTTCGCTCGGTCATGCACTCGAAAGTGCATGGGGCCTGGAACCTGCACGTGCATACGGCCAGTACGCCCCTCGACTTCTTCGTCGTCTATTCCTCCCTCGCATCGCTGCTCGGTTCGCCCGGCCAGGGCAACTACTCAGCCGCCAACGCCTTCCTCGACGCCCTGGCCCACCACCGCAAAGCCCAGGACCAACAGGCTTTGAGCGTCTGCTGGGGACCCTGGTACGAAGTCGGCATGGCAGTCGATGAAGACCTGCAAGAACGCCTGCAGGAGTGGGGACTGGGCGGCGTGCCGCCCGAGCAGGGGCTCGATGCCCTTGAAGCCCTGCTCGGCCAGGAGGCGGCCCAGGTCGGGGTGATCGCTCTCGATTGGCGGATGTGGTACCGCTCACACCCGGTTGTCTGCGACAGCCCCTACTTCAGTTGTCTCGTAGAAGGCCAGAACGACCCCCCAGCCCCGGCAAACGGTCCGCTGACCGCCGAAGCGCTCGCAGCCCTACCGCCCGACGAGCGGTGCGCCGTCCTCGAATCCCGCCTCACTCGGGCGATTGCCCAGGTATTGCAGCTCGACCCGGAGCGGGTGGACCATCACCAGTCGCTGAGTGCGATGGGCCTCGATTCGCTGGTGGCCCTCGAAGTCAAAAACCGGATCGAAAGTGCAATGAGCACACTCGTCTCCGTCACCAGCCTGTTGCGCGGCCCAACTATCGCCCAATTGGCAGAACAGGTGCTGAGCAAACTGGTCGCCCCGCCCACGGCTCCGGCGCTCCCGGTTCCGGTCGAAGTGCTCGACAGCGACCAGGCCGAGGTGCTGCTCGGCGAACTCGAACAACTCTCAGACGAGCAAGTCCACCGGTTGCTCAACTCGATCCTCGCCGAGGAATGA